The Psychrobacillus sp. FSL K6-4046 DNA window TATCCTTTTGTTTACTTGTCTTTTCCTCCATACTATCTCTCCTTTATTTTAATATAAGGGTCATATGATGTTCCTCGTAATAAACATCTCTTTCCTTTAAAGCCATTTCTTCTGTTCCAAATACTTTAAATCCTAGCTGCAGGTATAAATTTTTTGCAGACTCATTACTAGATACTACGGAGAGATTAATCTTTTCAATTTCATTAGTTTCTCTTGCCTGTTTAATCGCCTGCTCCATTAAGGACTTACCGGCACCTTTTCTTCTCCCGTGCGGACTAACATACATCGCAAATATATTTGC harbors:
- a CDS encoding GNAT family N-acetyltransferase translates to MEIRRLIGDDAEAYWQLRLEALQNNSEAFGTSYEEAIQRENPIERVRSNFQVNGNYTFGAFEGDKLIGMVTLLQESGSKMKHRANIFAMYVSPHGRRKGAGKSLMEQAIKQARETNEIEKINLSVVSSNESAKNLYLQLGFKVFGTEEMALKERDVYYEEHHMTLILK